One Peromyscus leucopus breed LL Stock chromosome 2, UCI_PerLeu_2.1, whole genome shotgun sequence DNA window includes the following coding sequences:
- the Gpx7 gene encoding glutathione peroxidase 7, protein MVAAVAAAWLLLWAAACVQSEQDFYDFKAVNIRGKLVSLEKYRGSVSLVVNVASECGFTDQNYRALQQLQRDLGPYHFNVLAFPCNQFGQQEPDTNREIENFARHTYSVSFPMFSKIAVTGSGAHPAFKYLTQTSGKEPTWNFWKYLVAPDGKVVGAWDPTVPMQEIKPRITELVAKLILQRREEL, encoded by the exons ATGGTTGCAGCCGTGGCGGCGGCGTGGCTGCTCCTATGGGCCGCGGCCTGCGTGCAATCCGAGCAGGACTTCTACGACTTCAAGGCGGTCAACATCCGGGGCAAGCTGGTGTCGCTGGAGAAGTACCGCGGCTCG GTTTCCCTGGTGGTAAACGTAGCTAGCGAATGCGGCTTCACAGACCAGAACTACCGAGCCCTCCAGCAGCTGCAGCGGGACCTGGGTCCCTACCATTTTAACGTGCTTGCCTTCCCTTGCAACCAGTTTGGCCAACAGGAACCAGACACCAACAGGGAGATCGAGAACTTTGCCCGCCACACCTACAGTGTCTCTTTTCCCATGTTCAGCAAGATCGCAGTCACTGGCTCTGGTGCCCACCCTGCCTTCAAATACCTAACCC agaCTTCTGGGAAGGAGCCTACCTGGAACTTCTGGAAGTACCTCGTGGCCCCAGATGGAAAGGTGGTGGGGGCTTGGGATCCGACGGTACCCATGCAGGAGATCAAGCCCCGGATCACAGAGCTGGTGGCAAAGCTCATCCTTCAGAGACGGGAAGAGTTATGA